The proteins below are encoded in one region of Bdellovibrio bacteriovorus:
- a CDS encoding class I SAM-dependent methyltransferase produces the protein MTRVIKLKYTEFAGCIFVDKIAGLNTHTPEYGQRGCVEIYEEELDRKLYPVHRLDKATSGALVFPTSSEVAAELTQLFEQHKVAKRYLFLTDKKSEKKEFTYESLITKEKNSFVSSTSKEPNSKTTFKWLESVGPYELWEAIPHTGKPHQIRLHAEANGIAILGDEEHGGTHFNRLCLHSHSLSFELRGQKVHYETALPVWATAGDLLTDIEALTVAEALERRERMYKFSELPEECLRLSHREIDSYRIDQYGDHLWVYWYKESDPTVQDLLRFEKLAKKHHKKIFIRKMLNRGEDPNAEILWNIGNTSPVWIAKENGVKYELRNNTGLSPGLFLDQRENRLWVQEHAQDRRVLNLFSYTSGFSLVSALAGAQEVCTVDVSQNFIDWSKKNFEINGLNPEDDKYEFWVQDCILFLKGTIRRKRKFNLIICDPPSFGRSKNGVFSISKNFDELLINAMYCLEKNGLLLFCTNYEKWTTGDLHLKLNKLKKDFSFKILPAPSQGVDFELPDQEPLMKSIILRKN, from the coding sequence ATGACACGAGTTATTAAGCTCAAATACACCGAATTTGCCGGCTGCATCTTTGTTGACAAGATCGCCGGTCTGAATACGCATACGCCGGAGTACGGTCAGCGCGGTTGCGTCGAAATCTATGAAGAAGAGCTTGATCGAAAACTTTATCCCGTACACCGCTTGGATAAGGCGACTTCGGGAGCCTTGGTGTTCCCGACATCTTCTGAAGTGGCCGCCGAGTTGACGCAACTTTTTGAGCAGCACAAGGTCGCCAAGCGCTATCTTTTCCTGACGGATAAAAAATCTGAAAAAAAGGAATTCACTTACGAGTCTTTGATTACAAAAGAGAAAAACTCGTTCGTAAGCTCCACCAGTAAAGAGCCGAATTCCAAAACAACTTTTAAATGGCTTGAATCGGTCGGCCCTTATGAACTTTGGGAGGCGATTCCTCACACCGGAAAACCTCATCAAATCCGTCTGCACGCTGAGGCCAATGGCATTGCGATTCTGGGAGATGAAGAACATGGTGGTACGCATTTCAATCGCCTGTGCCTGCATTCTCATTCACTGAGTTTTGAATTGCGTGGGCAAAAGGTTCACTACGAAACCGCGTTACCCGTGTGGGCGACCGCGGGTGATTTGCTGACTGACATCGAAGCCTTGACCGTCGCCGAAGCTTTAGAGCGTCGCGAGCGCATGTATAAATTTTCCGAACTTCCAGAGGAATGCCTTCGTTTAAGTCACCGCGAGATCGATTCTTATCGTATCGATCAATACGGCGATCATCTTTGGGTCTACTGGTACAAAGAATCCGATCCTACCGTCCAAGATCTTTTGCGCTTTGAAAAGCTGGCGAAGAAACACCACAAGAAGATTTTTATCCGTAAGATGCTCAATCGCGGCGAAGATCCTAATGCCGAGATTCTGTGGAATATCGGCAACACCTCTCCGGTTTGGATCGCTAAGGAAAATGGTGTGAAGTACGAGCTTCGCAACAACACGGGGTTGTCGCCGGGTCTTTTCTTAGATCAGCGTGAAAATCGTCTTTGGGTGCAAGAACATGCACAAGATCGCCGTGTTCTGAATCTATTTTCTTATACAAGTGGCTTTAGCTTGGTTTCGGCTTTAGCCGGAGCTCAAGAAGTTTGCACGGTCGATGTTTCCCAAAATTTTATCGACTGGAGCAAAAAGAATTTTGAAATCAACGGACTCAATCCCGAAGACGATAAATATGAATTCTGGGTGCAAGACTGCATCCTGTTTTTAAAAGGCACCATTCGTCGCAAAAGAAAATTCAATCTAATCATTTGTGATCCCCCCTCTTTCGGTCGTTCGAAAAACGGTGTTTTCTCTATTAGCAAAAACTTTGATGAGCTTCTTATCAATGCGATGTACTGCTTAGAGAAAAATGGTCTGCTGCTTTTCTGCACCAATTATGAAAAATGGACAACGGGCGATCTACATTTGAAATTGAATAAATTGAAAAAGGATTTTTCTTTTAAGATTTTACCGGCGCCCTCTCAAGGCGTAGATTTTGAGCTCCCCGATCAGGAGCCCTTGATGAAATCCATCATCCTAAGAAAGAACTAA
- a CDS encoding phosphatase domain-containing putative toxin produces the protein MKLTSLMLALFLLTSCAEKSVQSGGFDSEIKESPKSSFFMTKPQPTEPVELVFDKKYAGKQAVNYRKNDTLRISGSATLDPKALKQVAKVVKKDKAALYVFDLRQESHGLINDIPVTWQADRDWANADLNHDEAVRRERRLLGDLRVGEKIAGTEIKSIETEESMVRSAGHQYVRLTVTDHVRPVDSEVDRFIEAFRALPENSWVHFHCRAGKGRTTTFMVLYDMLINAKYVSFDEIIERNTKLSNDYDVISVGDPKDWKYPYQKERADFVRQFYQYAKENPRGEKQLWSEWVK, from the coding sequence ATGAAACTTACATCTTTGATGCTGGCATTGTTCTTATTAACCTCTTGCGCGGAAAAAAGCGTGCAAAGCGGTGGCTTTGACAGCGAGATAAAAGAGTCACCGAAGTCTTCGTTCTTCATGACGAAACCCCAACCCACAGAACCCGTAGAGTTGGTTTTTGATAAAAAATACGCCGGGAAGCAGGCCGTGAATTATCGCAAGAACGACACCTTGCGAATTTCGGGGAGCGCGACTTTAGACCCGAAAGCTTTAAAGCAAGTCGCGAAGGTCGTTAAAAAAGATAAGGCGGCCTTATATGTTTTTGATCTAAGGCAAGAGTCGCATGGGCTGATCAATGATATTCCGGTGACGTGGCAAGCCGATCGCGATTGGGCCAATGCGGATTTGAATCATGACGAAGCCGTTCGCCGTGAGCGCCGCTTGCTCGGGGATCTGCGCGTCGGTGAAAAGATCGCGGGCACGGAAATCAAAAGTATTGAAACTGAAGAAAGCATGGTTCGCAGTGCGGGTCATCAGTATGTACGTCTAACAGTGACAGATCATGTGCGCCCGGTAGATTCAGAAGTCGATCGCTTTATTGAAGCCTTCAGAGCCTTGCCGGAAAACTCATGGGTGCATTTTCATTGCCGCGCGGGTAAGGGACGCACCACCACATTCATGGTTCTTTACGATATGCTTATCAATGCCAAGTATGTTTCGTTTGATGAGATTATTGAAAGAAACACGAAGCTCAGCAACGACTATGACGTCATCTCCGTTGGCGATCCCAAAGATTGGAAGTATCCTTATCAAAAAGAGCGAGCCGATTTCGTTCGTCAGTTTTATCAGTACGCGAAAGAAAACCCTCGCGGTGAAAAGCAGCTTTGGTCGGAATGGGTGAAGTAA